A single region of the Winslowiella toletana genome encodes:
- the folB gene encoding bifunctional dihydroneopterin aldolase/7,8-dihydroneopterin epimerase translates to MDIVFIEQLTVITTIGVYDWEQTIQQKLVFDVEMAWDNRKAAASDDVNDCLSYADVSEAIISHVAEGKFALVERVAEEVASLLLARFASPWVRIKVSKPGAVAQAAQVGVIIERGTNPK, encoded by the coding sequence ATGGATATTGTATTTATTGAACAGCTAACGGTCATCACTACCATTGGTGTATATGACTGGGAACAGACCATTCAACAGAAATTAGTGTTCGATGTCGAAATGGCTTGGGACAACCGCAAAGCCGCGGCCAGCGATGATGTAAATGACTGCCTGAGCTATGCCGATGTGTCTGAAGCGATCATTTCTCACGTCGCTGAAGGTAAATTCGCATTGGTTGAGCGGGTGGCAGAAGAGGTCGCCTCGCTGCTGTTAGCGCGCTTCGCTTCGCCGTGGGTACGGATTAAAGTCAGCAAACCGGGCGCGGTCGCGCAGGCGGCGCAGGTTGGCGTCATTATTGAGCGCGGGACTAATCCGAAATAA
- a CDS encoding multifunctional CCA addition/repair protein encodes MKTYLVGGAVRDGLLKLPVKDKDWVVVGATPQTMLEQGYQQVGRDFPVFLHPKSREEYALARTERKSGQGYTGFVTDFAADVTLEQDLMRRDLTINAIARDEHGEYIDPYGGRDDIAKRLLRHVSAAFNEDPLRVLRVARFAARFAHLGFRIADETQQLMRQMAESGELAHLTAERVWKETENALQSANPQVYFQVLRDCHALAVLFPEIDNLYGIPAPAKWHPEIDTGIHTLMTLAMAAQLSPETDVRFATLCHDLGKALTPPEKWPSHHGHGLAGVPLVEGLCQRLRVPNHIRDLSMLVAEVHDLVHTIERQQPETLIQLFDRIDAWRKPQRVEQIALTSEADARGRTGFESNPYPQGDFLRQAFQVALSVSTKAVVEAGFKGPAVREELTRRRVAALAAWKAA; translated from the coding sequence GTGAAAACTTACCTTGTCGGTGGTGCTGTACGCGATGGTCTGCTTAAACTGCCGGTCAAAGATAAAGATTGGGTGGTGGTCGGCGCTACGCCGCAAACAATGCTCGAACAGGGCTATCAGCAGGTAGGCCGCGACTTTCCGGTGTTTTTACACCCAAAAAGCCGTGAAGAGTATGCGCTGGCGCGTACCGAAAGAAAGTCAGGCCAGGGTTACACCGGTTTTGTCACCGATTTCGCGGCGGACGTCACGCTTGAACAGGATTTAATGCGCCGCGATTTGACGATAAACGCCATTGCCCGAGATGAGCACGGCGAGTACATCGATCCTTACGGTGGCCGGGACGATATTGCAAAACGCCTGCTGCGCCATGTCTCCGCCGCATTTAATGAAGATCCCTTACGGGTATTGCGCGTGGCGCGCTTTGCCGCCCGCTTTGCCCATCTCGGCTTTCGCATTGCCGATGAAACCCAGCAGCTAATGCGTCAGATGGCAGAAAGCGGTGAGCTGGCACACTTAACCGCCGAACGGGTATGGAAAGAGACGGAAAATGCGCTGCAGTCGGCCAATCCTCAGGTCTATTTCCAGGTGCTGCGCGACTGTCATGCACTGGCGGTGCTGTTTCCGGAAATCGACAATCTGTACGGCATTCCGGCTCCGGCCAAATGGCATCCGGAAATCGATACCGGCATTCATACGCTAATGACGCTGGCGATGGCTGCGCAGCTCAGCCCGGAAACTGACGTGCGCTTCGCCACGCTGTGTCACGATCTTGGCAAAGCGCTAACGCCACCGGAGAAATGGCCGAGCCATCATGGCCACGGACTGGCTGGTGTGCCTCTGGTTGAAGGGCTTTGCCAGCGGCTGCGGGTACCCAATCATATTCGTGACCTTTCGATGCTGGTTGCCGAGGTTCATGATCTGGTGCATACCATCGAGAGACAGCAGCCCGAAACTTTAATTCAGCTGTTTGACCGGATTGATGCCTGGCGTAAACCGCAGCGTGTTGAACAAATTGCCTTAACCAGCGAGGCCGATGCACGCGGGCGTACCGGTTTTGAAAGTAATCCATATCCGCAGGGTGATTTTTTGCGCCAGGCATTTCAGGTGGCGTTAAGCGTATCAACTAAAGCGGTGGTGGAAGCCGGTTTTAAAGGGCCAGCGGTAAGAGAAGAGTTAACACGCAGAAGAGTTGCAGCGTTGGCGGCGTGGAAAGCGGCATAA
- a CDS encoding TIGR04211 family SH3 domain-containing protein — MKKSHLIGLTLLTFSVTLSAHAEEKRYISDELSTWVRSGPSNDYRLIGTVNAGEEVTLLQTNDNSKYGQIRDANGRTTWIPLAQLSEQPSLRTRVPELEKQVKDLTDKLANIDGSWNQRTADMQKKVAGSDSVINGLKDENQKLKNELVVAQKKVNAANVQLDDKQRTIIMQWFMYGGGVAGVGLLLGLLLPHMIPRRKKSDRWMN; from the coding sequence ATGAAGAAATCACACTTAATTGGCCTGACTTTGCTGACTTTCAGCGTAACCCTTTCCGCCCACGCCGAAGAGAAACGATATATTTCCGATGAATTGTCGACCTGGGTACGTAGCGGCCCAAGCAATGATTATCGCCTGATTGGTACGGTAAACGCAGGTGAAGAAGTCACCCTGCTGCAAACCAATGATAACAGTAAATATGGGCAAATCCGTGATGCCAACGGGCGTACCACCTGGATTCCACTGGCGCAGCTGAGCGAACAGCCAAGTCTGCGTACCCGCGTGCCGGAATTAGAAAAACAGGTAAAAGATCTCACCGACAAGCTGGCGAATATTGATGGCAGCTGGAATCAGCGCACCGCCGATATGCAGAAGAAAGTGGCCGGTAGCGACAGCGTTATCAACGGGCTCAAAGACGAAAACCAGAAGTTGAAGAATGAGTTAGTGGTCGCGCAGAAGAAAGTTAATGCCGCCAATGTGCAGCTTGATGATAAACAGCGCACCATCATAATGCAGTGGTTTATGTATGGCGGTGGTGTAGCAGGCGTTGGCCTGCTGTTAGGTTTGCTGTTGCCACATATGATCCCGCGCCGTAAAAAAAGCGACCGCTGGATGAACTAA
- the bacA gene encoding undecaprenyl-diphosphate phosphatase has protein sequence MADIHQLWVAVILGIVEGLTEFLPVSSTGHMIIVGHLLGFEGQKAETFEVVIQLGSILAVVVMFWRRLFGLIGIHFGEVKHEGTGTGHLTLIHILLGMAPAVVIGLLLHDQIKSLFNPINVMYALVVGGVLLLAAEFLKPKKPKAEGIDDITYRQAFVIGCFQCLALWPGFSRSGATISGGMLMGVSRYAASEFSFILAVPMMMGATGLDLYKSMGFLSMADLPMFAVGFVTAFIVALVAIKTFLHIIKRISFVPFAIYRFIVAAAVYMVFV, from the coding sequence ATGGCAGATATTCATCAGCTTTGGGTGGCAGTTATCCTGGGCATTGTTGAGGGGCTTACCGAGTTTCTCCCCGTCTCATCCACCGGTCATATGATTATTGTCGGCCATCTGCTGGGGTTCGAAGGTCAGAAAGCTGAGACTTTTGAAGTGGTTATCCAGCTGGGTTCGATTCTGGCAGTGGTGGTAATGTTCTGGCGTCGCCTGTTTGGACTGATTGGCATTCACTTTGGCGAAGTCAAACATGAAGGGACCGGAACCGGCCATCTGACGCTGATTCATATTTTGCTGGGAATGGCACCCGCGGTAGTGATTGGCCTGCTGTTACACGATCAAATCAAATCGCTGTTTAACCCTATCAACGTGATGTATGCGCTGGTAGTCGGGGGTGTGCTGCTGCTGGCGGCCGAGTTCCTGAAGCCGAAGAAGCCAAAAGCAGAAGGCATTGACGATATTACTTACCGTCAGGCGTTTGTGATTGGTTGCTTCCAGTGTCTGGCTCTGTGGCCGGGTTTCTCGCGTTCAGGTGCCACTATTTCAGGCGGGATGCTGATGGGCGTCAGCCGTTATGCGGCGTCAGAGTTCTCGTTTATTCTGGCGGTTCCGATGATGATGGGCGCCACCGGGCTGGATCTGTACAAGAGCATGGGCTTCCTCAGCATGGCGGACTTGCCGATGTTTGCCGTCGGCTTTGTCACTGCCTTCATCGTCGCGCTGGTGGCGATTAAAACTTTCCTGCATATCATCAAACGAATTTCGTTTGTGCCGTTCGCTATCTATCGCTTTATCGTCGCTGCGGCGGTTTACATGGTGTTTGTCTAG
- a CDS encoding CYTH domain-containing protein, which yields MTIEIELKFIVLPEAAANLAAQLAAWPHQHTPAESLTNIYFETADNQLRRWDMGLRIRGFGEHYEMTLKTAGQTIGGLHQRPEYNIDLQQPELDIFLLPADIWPAGCDLAALQQQLSALFSTHFQREKWLVSYKSSEIEVALDRGEVAAGELSEPLYEVELELKSGERDDLLAFAAELGKMGGLRLGSLSKAARGYALAQGGAQQALRPLPVMQVKRKATVEEGMRAAFMLGLSQWQYHEELWLRGNPAARASVQEALETLRQAFSLFGVLIPRKASSELRQNLTALEEALAEKRPEAQNLCFSALWLDTQLALTNWLATERWRQFIDAKADAKLQGSFKRFADIMLGRLAAEMKESFDTIHHNGEYRDKAPRLERQLLAVHLLAGAYDSAAVEAWTGSWNQLLQAIRYQQESWLDAHCRQAVKQPAFWMNGSVKERPEA from the coding sequence ATGACCATCGAAATCGAATTAAAGTTCATTGTGCTGCCGGAAGCGGCAGCAAATCTCGCCGCGCAACTCGCTGCATGGCCGCATCAGCACACCCCCGCGGAGTCGCTGACCAATATCTACTTCGAAACCGCTGATAATCAGTTGCGGCGCTGGGATATGGGGCTGCGCATTCGTGGTTTCGGTGAACACTATGAAATGACGTTAAAAACCGCCGGTCAAACCATTGGCGGATTACATCAGCGTCCGGAATATAACATCGACTTGCAGCAGCCTGAACTTGATATTTTTCTGCTGCCTGCAGATATCTGGCCTGCTGGCTGCGATTTGGCTGCGTTACAACAGCAGCTTAGCGCGCTGTTCAGTACCCATTTTCAACGTGAAAAGTGGCTGGTGAGCTACAAAAGCAGCGAGATTGAAGTGGCATTAGACCGCGGCGAAGTGGCGGCCGGAGAGCTTAGCGAACCGCTGTATGAAGTGGAGCTGGAGCTGAAAAGCGGCGAGCGTGATGACCTGCTGGCCTTTGCAGCCGAGCTGGGCAAGATGGGCGGCTTACGCCTCGGTAGCCTGAGCAAAGCGGCGCGTGGCTATGCGCTGGCTCAGGGAGGCGCGCAACAGGCGCTGCGCCCGCTGCCGGTGATGCAGGTTAAGCGTAAAGCCACGGTTGAAGAGGGGATGCGTGCAGCATTTATGCTGGGTCTGAGCCAGTGGCAATACCACGAAGAGCTTTGGCTGCGGGGCAACCCAGCTGCGCGGGCTTCGGTACAGGAAGCGCTGGAAACGCTGCGTCAGGCGTTCTCGTTGTTTGGCGTATTGATTCCACGCAAGGCGAGCAGTGAGCTGCGCCAGAACTTAACCGCGCTGGAAGAGGCGTTGGCAGAGAAGCGCCCTGAGGCGCAAAACCTCTGTTTTAGCGCGCTATGGCTGGATACCCAGTTGGCACTTACTAACTGGCTGGCTACCGAGCGCTGGCGTCAGTTTATTGATGCCAAAGCCGATGCCAAACTACAGGGTTCGTTTAAGCGTTTCGCCGACATTATGTTGGGTCGTCTTGCTGCCGAGATGAAAGAGAGTTTCGACACAATCCATCACAACGGTGAGTATCGGGATAAAGCGCCGCGACTGGAGCGGCAGCTATTGGCGGTACATTTGTTAGCAGGTGCTTACGACAGTGCGGCGGTTGAAGCCTGGACCGGCAGCTGGAATCAACTGTTACAGGCGATTCGTTATCAGCAGGAGAGCTGGCTGGACGCACATTGCCGTCAGGCAGTGAAGCAGCCGGCATTCTGGATGAACGGCAGCGTTAAAGAGCGCCCGGAAGCCTGA
- the plsY gene encoding glycerol-3-phosphate 1-O-acyltransferase PlsY, which yields MSAIALGMIIFAYLCGSISSAILVCRLAGLPDPRHSGSGNPGATNVLRIGGKGAAAAVLIFDVLKGMLPVWLAYFLGVSPVYLGLTAIAACLGHIYPVFFHFKGGKGVATAFGAIAPIGFDLTGLMAGTWLLTVLLSGYSSLGAIVSALIAPFYVWWFKPQFTFPVAMLSCLILLRHHDNIQRLWRGQETRIWKKKNKDKKSA from the coding sequence ATGAGTGCTATCGCGCTTGGTATGATTATTTTCGCGTATCTGTGCGGCTCCATTTCCAGCGCGATTTTGGTTTGCCGTCTGGCAGGATTACCTGACCCTCGTCACAGTGGTTCCGGCAATCCTGGCGCCACAAACGTGTTACGCATCGGCGGTAAAGGTGCGGCGGCGGCGGTGCTGATATTTGACGTGCTGAAAGGCATGCTGCCGGTTTGGCTGGCTTATTTTCTTGGCGTCTCGCCGGTGTACCTCGGCCTGACGGCGATTGCTGCCTGCCTCGGCCATATCTATCCGGTGTTCTTCCATTTTAAAGGTGGTAAGGGTGTGGCGACCGCCTTTGGTGCCATCGCGCCAATCGGCTTTGATCTTACCGGCCTGATGGCCGGCACCTGGCTACTGACGGTGTTACTCAGCGGCTACTCTTCGCTGGGAGCAATCGTCAGCGCGCTGATTGCACCCTTCTACGTCTGGTGGTTTAAACCGCAGTTCACGTTTCCGGTGGCAATGCTCTCCTGCCTGATTTTGTTACGTCATCACGACAATATTCAGCGCCTGTGGCGCGGGCAGGAAACCAGAATCTGGAAGAAAAAGAATAAAGACAAAAAATCCGCTTAA